A region of the Dreissena polymorpha isolate Duluth1 chromosome 6, UMN_Dpol_1.0, whole genome shotgun sequence genome:
AATTCACGACAGCGCATGATCGGAGGTGCCGTTGCTGTGGTAGTTGCCTTGGTGATCATAATTCCAGTAGCGGTCACGCAGTCCAAGAAAGACTGTGGTAAGTGCAAGACAGATTTGCCTTTTAATGTGAATAAATAGCAAGGTATATACATAAATGGTCCGCGTCCACAATCTTTTTTTTTAGAATTAAAGGAGCATATAAAAGGTTTACACGGTATTGTATTTTCATTAATTACAATATTATTAAGTATTTACTAAATAAAAAcctaacatatacatatatcttttttttgtaaactCTCAATAAAATagtcattttatatttataaaaaattgtaACCGGGTGCCGCGGCACTTTTAGTTGGCGCAGAAAAATCAGtatctttatgaatgaaatgcaTTAGTACCGCTATACGCATGCACATGATCGAAAGCGAGACTGTCGTGtagtaaaattataatttaagcaTGCGATGTTATTGTTCTGAGAGCACTAAACAAGACAGATGTGATAAATCGCACTTGGTTTCCCCCATTTCTCCTTATAAAAAAGTAATTTGTTATACACATAGTTAACATCATTTATGAATCTTGTTTGTGAACTTAcgctttaaaatgtatgttttattaattatcggtctatattattttttattctacaGTTTAAAATCAAGTCTTAAAATTGCTTACGAATAAGGAGCCATATTAATAAACGTTGATAGTTTATATTGGCCTAATAGCAGATTTGGTGATTAGACGCTTTGTTCTTTCTGATCGATTTGAGCCGAGATTTGTGaaattaatatgtatgttgttttcattCTATTATTAAAAGTATAATTCTTACACGTCTTCTTTTTCCGAAAAATGTACAGATGATCCACCGTCAAGTCAGTCGTATCAAGGTGCGTATAGCTTTCAAGCGTCTTATGTATGTAAAATGTGGCTGCACCACAGGCTAATTTACTTTCTTTACAAAATGTACAGATCAATACAAATTGGCTCATAAATAAATATAGGGTAATTTTGAATACATGTAATTGATGCACAATAATATGATATacttaatatacatataatgcTACAGTATGTTTGCTGTATAACATGCAACTCTACTAAAACAAATACTAACATGTGTTGTCATTTTGCAGATTCAAATGTTAAGTGTAATGCTACACTTGCATTGCTATTCTAAATATGTTCTAATGGTTGGGGCGGCGAGTTCCGTTAGGGAATCGGACTGATGTTATTTCTGGAGCATCACATTACCAAGTCCGGCTGTCTTAATCCCATCACAGCTTTCTATATTCCATCAGAACTTTATATATCACAACAGAACTTTATTTAGCAAAGCGTTCTTAATACCATCAGAGCTTTTTTTAAACCATCAGAACGTTCTATATACCCATCAAAGCTTTCTGTATCCCATCAGAGCTTTATATATCCTATCACAATTTTCTATATTCCATCAGAGCGTTCTATATCCCATCAGGTTTTTCTACATACAATCAGAGCTTCCTATAACCCATCAGAACTTtctatgtaatatatatataatatttatctaAAAGTGTATCATTTTTCTTTTACTTTTGGATCTGGTTTCATTCAAAACGTCATCAATATTCAGCCCATCTAGAATCATTTAAGTCTGACGCATTATACATTTCCGCAACTCTACAATGCAATGATGGCTACATAATGAGAATCATGTTTACTTTAAACCTGTTTCGTATCAAGAGATATGTAGTGTGGAAGAAAGTACCATGACATCACGAATTAGCGTCCGTTGTGACTATGGCAACGCCAGTAACGTCGATCCTAAAATCCGGGCAACCCTGCAGACGTCAGGTGTTGACGTCACCAACACCTCCATAGCCGTGAACGATATTCCGTTGACAGGAGTACGAGCTTTTATTTATGGATCGGTATTTGCCGGTATACGTGTATATTGTTCGTATGAACTTATCTAACGACTCTTTCAGTAGTTTTAATCcacaatttataaaatgtttatactGTTTTTTAACTGAGTGTTGGAATTCACATATTCAGAATGAGGCTAAAGTGTATCATATATAAACCACTAGTGGCCAGCACGTGACTATGATAACAATAATTGAAcacatcttttaaaaattaagcaACAAGAAAGAACTTTCAGTAATCATCATGATAGCAAAGAGGTCACTAACCGTGTTGTATACTGTCTACTCTAACACTGTTCCACGCAACTTAAAAAATGAGCGCGGTCTGTAACCAATTGGTTTCTTCTACTACAGGTCACGTGTTCGTTTCCTAGCGACAATGTTATCATTTGCGAGGGTTCATTAATGAAGTGCTCTTACACTGGAAGTCTATCAGTCTATATTAAGACAGGGGGCGGTGAAATGGTCTACGCCAGCAAAATGAATATTTCACCAGGTTGAgatgaaacaaatattaaatatatcttCTGTATTATATTTTACAAGCCAAGATACTTTGTAACCCGAAACAACCATATGCATGCCGTGACGTTTGGAAAAATATTCAACGCCCGTACTTAATGTGTTGTGCGAAAAATGAAACGATTACACTACAAAATAAATGCTGTAATGACTATCCCACTGCGGATTTACACAATaaacacattgttttacatttgcTTTGCTTCGATCCTCTGACTGTATTTCTTAGCTTACTTGAAACCCACTATTTGTGAACAAGTGATTTCAATGTGCATGTTTCATATATGCTGTTATTTAAACACAGATTCCCCAGTTACAACAACCATCAGTCAAGTGTACATTGTCGTCAATCAAAATATGACGTCACAGTTCAATTTCACCTGCAGCGTGACGTCAGCATGTCACGAGTACACCATAGCGCTGTATTCCGGGGGCAGCCTCCACCTCGGTGAAGGTATGTGTAATAGTATCAACCTGGTCTTCAGACAAGTCCTTCATTGAAAAACACTGGGCAAATACTGTAAAATGAAATAAGCTATAATTCCTTCTAACGGTATATACTTTGATAAGTTGAGCCATATAATCTAGATTATAACTATTGTTGCAAATTTGCAAAATGTCATGTGTTATTCGGTCGTAAAAAGTGCTCATATTAACACCAGGTAACCGCACAgaaccaaca
Encoded here:
- the LOC127834774 gene encoding uncharacterized protein LOC127834774, whose translation is MKSCDPRNWNSRQRMIGGAVAVVVALVIIIPVAVTQSKKDCDDPPSSQSYQEICSVEESTMTSRISVRCDYGNASNVDPKIRATLQTSGVDVTNTSIAVNDIPLTGVTCSFPSDNVIICEGSLMKCSYTGSLSVYIKTGGGEMVYASKMNISPG